The genomic interval AGGCTTATGTTGGAGAAGACTGCAGCTGCTTGTGGGTCTTGCTTGACAGAGATAACTCCAACTGCCGTGGACTGGATCGCCCGCTATCTTTGGAGACTGACTCGTAATCAGACACCCCCTTGGCTCTCTACGACCCTGCGACCCTGCAACCCAACGCCCTTATCTAACGGAATTAGCCTTTGGAGTCTATGTAATGTCGAGGGTGTTAATGATCATCATTCGCTTGAGACAGACAGGTCGGCCTTCCCTGCTTTATTCCGAAGTCGTAACCGTAACATTGAGTTATTCGGAAGTTGTTTGCTCTCCCCGCAGTATCCACCAAATACGTGTTTGTGGACCAAGAGACATTGAACTGGTCCGAATGCTGATTCAACCATCGAGACTGCTGTCAAGCCTACATCTATAATCAGAGCAGAGCTGGATTTGGAAATACATCAGACCTATGCGTCTCGAGACATAGTTACCAAACTCTCGTCATGTTCAAATTTCCTGGAGTTGCTTTCATTACTGGCGCAGGAGGGACTGGTGAGTCACAATTTACATGGCGCTGTGAAGCTCATGGTCGCGTCCTTCAAGCTCTAACTCGATTAATACCCAGGCATCGGTGCTGCAGTCGCAAAGGGGTTCGCGCGATCAGGATGTTCAAGAATTGCCATCACAGACCTTAATCAAAAGTCACTCGCAGATACGAGAGATGCCATTTTACAAATCAATCCAGAGGCACAGGTATTTAGCCAAGAAGGCGACATCTCGAACGAAGGTTTTGTCAATTCATTCGTTGGAGATATTGCCAAGAAGTTCTTACGCATCGACTACTCAGTAAGCTGCGCCGGCATCCTGGGCCAGTCACTGCGGTCACACGAAACGTCAACAGCCGATTTCGATCTCATTACCAATGTCAACTACAAGGGTAGTTGGTTGGCATCTCGGGCGGTCTTGAGCCAAATGCTCAGACAGCAACCCCATGAAGAGCATCCAGAACAACGCGGCGCCATCGTCAATATTGCGAGTCAACTCGGCATTGTGGCGCGACCGGCTGCAGGTACGTTTAGCCGCTCCTTGAGGTAATAGGTTGTGTCGCACGATTACTCACATAATGCTTTCGTGTCAGCACCGTACTGCGCGTCCAAAGCCGCCATCATCAATATGACGAGGTCAGATGCCATTGACTATTCGCAAGACAAGATCAGAGTCAACTGCGTCTGCCCGGGGGTCATCGCCACGCCAATGACAACAGCGTCAGAAGAGTTGGTACAAC from Colletotrichum lupini chromosome 2, complete sequence carries:
- a CDS encoding short-chain dehydrogenase is translated as MFKFPGVAFITGAGGTGIGAAVAKGFARSGCSRIAITDLNQKSLADTRDAILQINPEAQVFSQEGDISNEGFVNSFVGDIAKKFLRIDYSVSCAGILGQSLRSHETSTADFDLITNVNYKGSWLASRAVLSQMLRQQPHEEHPEQRGAIVNIASQLGIVARPAAAPYCASKAAIINMTRSDAIDYSQDKIRVNCVCPGVIATPMTTASEELVQRLRPAIDIAPMKRMGTPEEVANAVMFLCSSQASFIQGHALVVDGGYTIN